One Azospirillum sp. B510 genomic window carries:
- the efp gene encoding elongation factor P → MKVNANTMRPGHVLEHNGKLWVITKTAIVQPGKGGAFIQLEMKDVRTGTKSIERFRTQETVERARLDEHEMTFLFAEGDSFTFMDKETFEQVAIPRDIIGDPAVFLQDGMEVTVQSHEGSPLGVEIPGKVTLLITESDPVVKGQTASSSYKPAKLENGVSILVPPHIEAGTRVVVDTASGEYVERAKD, encoded by the coding sequence ATGAAGGTCAATGCCAACACGATGCGCCCCGGCCATGTGCTGGAGCACAACGGAAAGCTCTGGGTCATCACCAAAACCGCCATCGTGCAGCCTGGCAAGGGCGGCGCCTTCATCCAGCTGGAAATGAAGGACGTTCGCACCGGCACCAAGTCGATCGAGCGGTTCCGCACCCAGGAGACCGTTGAGCGCGCTCGCCTGGACGAGCATGAGATGACCTTCCTCTTCGCCGAAGGTGACAGCTTCACCTTCATGGACAAGGAAACGTTCGAGCAGGTCGCCATCCCGCGCGACATCATCGGCGACCCGGCCGTCTTCCTGCAGGACGGCATGGAAGTCACGGTGCAGAGCCATGAAGGCTCGCCGCTGGGCGTCGAGATCCCCGGCAAGGTCACGCTGCTGATCACCGAGTCCGACCCCGTGGTGAAGGGCCAGACGGCCTCCTCCTCCTACAAGCCGGCCAAGCTGGAGAACGGCGTGTCGATCCTGGTTCCGCCGCACATCGAGGCCGGGACCCGCGTCGTCGTCGACACCGCCAGCGGCGAGTATGTCGAACGCGCCAAGGACTGA
- a CDS encoding OmpP1/FadL family transporter has translation MTPTTLRTRLLTAAAIAVTAPIATASTAFAAGFALKEQSVSGQGTAYAGVTAGGNGDASAMFYNPATMGLVTGIEAVQTATGVMVKSKVDSASATRARRLGGTAISGNASPGDIAQDAIVPAGYFVYSISDDLKLGLSANGPWGLVTDYGDNWIGRYHGIRSDLRTYNFTPSVSYRINPMITLGGGVQIQYAKAKLSQASDFGASRLGRPGALDVKSDVTGDDWGWGFTLGALIEPVKGTRIGLAYRSAVKHKLTGNVSFTGLPPALAGALPNQSANADLTTPDIASLGLYHELSDRWAVMADVQWTNWSRFHELRVNVANPALTSVTEERWKDTWYYALGTSYKVTDKLTLRGGVAFDKGSVDGQYRTPRIPEQNRYWLSAGAGYQVTDNLRVDAAYSHVFVPKTSVALTDDLTGVGAGRGNLNVDYKSSIDLIGLQARFTF, from the coding sequence ATGACTCCGACGACGCTCAGGACCCGCCTGCTGACCGCCGCCGCCATCGCGGTGACCGCGCCGATCGCGACCGCCTCCACGGCGTTCGCCGCCGGCTTCGCGTTGAAGGAGCAGAGCGTGTCGGGCCAGGGCACCGCCTATGCGGGTGTGACCGCGGGCGGCAACGGCGATGCCAGCGCCATGTTCTACAACCCGGCCACCATGGGGCTGGTGACCGGGATCGAAGCGGTGCAGACCGCCACCGGCGTCATGGTGAAGTCGAAGGTCGACAGCGCCAGCGCCACCCGCGCCCGGCGGCTGGGCGGCACCGCGATCTCCGGCAACGCCTCGCCGGGCGACATCGCCCAGGACGCGATCGTCCCGGCGGGCTATTTCGTCTATTCGATCAGCGACGACCTGAAGCTCGGCCTGTCGGCCAACGGCCCCTGGGGTCTGGTCACCGACTATGGCGACAATTGGATCGGCCGCTATCACGGCATCCGCTCGGATCTGCGCACCTACAACTTCACGCCGTCGGTGTCCTATCGCATCAACCCGATGATCACGCTCGGCGGCGGCGTGCAGATCCAATATGCCAAGGCCAAGCTGTCGCAGGCCTCCGATTTCGGCGCCAGCCGCCTTGGCCGTCCCGGCGCGCTCGACGTCAAGAGCGACGTGACCGGTGACGATTGGGGCTGGGGCTTCACGCTGGGCGCCCTGATCGAGCCGGTGAAGGGCACGCGCATCGGCCTCGCCTACCGCTCGGCGGTCAAGCACAAGCTGACCGGCAACGTCTCCTTCACCGGCCTGCCGCCGGCATTGGCCGGCGCCCTGCCCAACCAGAGCGCCAACGCCGACCTGACCACGCCGGACATCGCCTCCCTCGGCCTGTATCACGAGCTGAGCGACCGCTGGGCGGTGATGGCGGACGTGCAATGGACCAACTGGTCGCGCTTCCACGAGCTGCGCGTCAACGTCGCCAACCCGGCGCTCACCTCGGTGACCGAGGAGCGTTGGAAGGACACCTGGTATTACGCGCTCGGCACCTCCTACAAGGTGACCGACAAGCTGACGCTGCGCGGCGGCGTCGCCTTCGACAAGGGGTCCGTCGACGGCCAATACCGCACGCCGCGCATCCCGGAACAGAACCGTTACTGGCTGTCGGCCGGCGCCGGCTATCAGGTCACCGACAATCTGCGGGTCGACGCCGCCTATTCGCATGTCTTCGTCCCGAAGACCTCGGTCGCCCTCACCGACGACCTGACCGGAGTCGGCGCCGGCCGCGGCAATCTGAACGTGGATTACAAGAGCAGCATCGACCTGATCGGCCTCCAGGCGAGATTCACCTTCTGA
- the thiE gene encoding thiamine phosphate synthase, which translates to MAKGKPTRVESAACRLYLVTPPALEPAAFAPLLAEALDAGDVACVQLRLKDRPEDDIRRACDLLRPIAQERDVAFILNDHPRLAREAGCDGVHVGQTDTPYRDARKIMGNDAIVGVTCHDSRHLAMIAGEEGADYVAFGAFFPTTTKTAEYKAEPELLSWWSELMEVPCVAIGGITADNCAPLVAAGADFLAVVNAVWGHPQGPGAGVRALNAAIDAVLVGSAG; encoded by the coding sequence TTGGCCAAGGGAAAGCCGACGCGGGTGGAATCTGCCGCCTGCCGACTGTACCTCGTGACGCCGCCGGCCCTGGAGCCGGCGGCGTTCGCGCCGCTTCTGGCGGAGGCGCTGGACGCCGGCGACGTCGCCTGCGTGCAGCTCCGCCTCAAGGACCGCCCGGAGGACGACATCCGTCGCGCCTGCGACCTGCTGCGCCCGATCGCGCAGGAGCGGGACGTCGCCTTCATCCTGAACGACCATCCGCGCCTGGCGCGGGAAGCCGGCTGCGACGGTGTCCATGTCGGCCAAACCGACACGCCCTATCGCGATGCCCGCAAGATCATGGGCAACGACGCCATCGTCGGCGTCACCTGCCATGACAGCCGCCATCTCGCCATGATCGCCGGCGAGGAGGGGGCGGACTATGTCGCCTTCGGCGCCTTCTTCCCCACCACCACCAAGACCGCCGAATACAAGGCGGAGCCGGAGCTGCTGAGCTGGTGGTCGGAGCTGATGGAGGTCCCCTGCGTCGCCATCGGCGGCATCACCGCCGACAACTGCGCGCCGCTGGTCGCCGCCGGGGCGGATTTCCTCGCCGTGGTCAACGCCGTCTGGGGCCATCCCCAGGGGCCGGGGGCCGGGGTCCGGGCGCTGAACGCCGCCATCGACGCCGTGCTTGTCGGGTCGGCCGGCTGA
- a CDS encoding methyl-accepting chemotaxis protein, which translates to MSGLKVTLRAKLWGLVAMAGLVSIALASGALWLNQRSLLEDRKDMLRAIIDTAHGLASGYEAEVKAGRLTREQAFARFKANLDTMFYNGKDYIFVLNTEYRTVIQPARADSVGKDMSGAKDVNGVFFSRELVDSARRGGGDFVDYMFPKPGSDVPVAKLGYSKLFEPWQLVLCTGVYIDDLAVKFRNSLWTMVAIVAGLALPVVVMIALVGHSISRRILRLSGVMRSLAMGDLALEVPETGRADELGDMSRAVQVFKENAVDRQRLAAEQVEADRRAEAEKRHTLDRMAERFEGTVGGMIRSVTSTTEELGRKVRAMSEAAEQTNHLAGVVATASDGTAANVQTVAAASQQLSASILEIGRQVSDASRVATEAVGMAQQANGRIGNLADAVDKIGAVVGLINSIAGQTNLLALNATIEAARAGEAGKGFAVVASEVKQLANQTAKATDEIGGQMSAIQAVTGQAVTEIQNVATVIERLSAIATAISAAVEQQNAATAEIARSVQQAAAGTGEVSTSISGVTAASDQSGRTARELVEALGKLSEAATGLNSQVGDFLATVRAA; encoded by the coding sequence ATGAGTGGTCTGAAGGTTACCTTGAGGGCGAAGCTGTGGGGCTTGGTCGCCATGGCCGGCCTGGTATCGATCGCTCTGGCGTCGGGCGCCCTGTGGCTCAACCAGCGCAGTCTGCTGGAGGACCGCAAGGACATGTTGCGGGCCATCATCGACACGGCCCATGGGCTCGCCTCGGGCTATGAGGCCGAGGTGAAGGCGGGGCGCCTGACGCGCGAACAGGCGTTCGCGCGCTTCAAGGCCAATCTCGACACGATGTTCTACAATGGCAAGGACTACATCTTCGTCCTGAACACCGAGTACCGCACGGTGATCCAGCCCGCCCGTGCGGATTCCGTCGGCAAGGACATGAGCGGCGCCAAGGATGTGAACGGCGTCTTCTTCTCCCGCGAGCTGGTCGATTCGGCCCGCCGCGGCGGTGGCGATTTCGTCGATTACATGTTCCCAAAGCCGGGGTCCGACGTTCCGGTCGCGAAGCTGGGCTATTCGAAGCTGTTCGAGCCGTGGCAGCTCGTGCTGTGCACCGGCGTCTATATCGACGATCTCGCCGTCAAGTTCCGGAACAGTCTTTGGACGATGGTGGCCATCGTCGCCGGACTGGCGCTGCCGGTGGTGGTCATGATCGCCCTGGTGGGGCATTCGATCAGCCGGCGCATCCTCCGGCTGTCCGGGGTCATGCGGAGCCTGGCCATGGGCGACTTGGCGCTGGAGGTTCCGGAAACCGGCCGGGCGGACGAGCTGGGCGACATGAGCCGCGCGGTTCAGGTCTTCAAGGAGAACGCGGTGGACCGCCAGAGGCTGGCGGCGGAACAGGTGGAGGCCGACCGTCGCGCCGAGGCCGAGAAACGGCATACGCTTGACCGCATGGCCGAGCGTTTCGAAGGGACCGTCGGCGGAATGATCCGGTCCGTCACCAGCACCACCGAGGAACTGGGCCGCAAGGTGCGGGCGATGTCGGAAGCGGCCGAACAGACCAACCATCTGGCCGGCGTCGTCGCCACCGCCAGCGACGGCACCGCCGCCAACGTCCAGACCGTCGCCGCCGCCTCGCAGCAGTTGAGCGCGTCGATCCTCGAGATCGGCCGGCAGGTCTCGGACGCCAGCCGCGTCGCCACCGAAGCGGTCGGCATGGCCCAGCAGGCGAACGGCCGCATCGGCAACCTCGCCGACGCGGTGGACAAGATCGGCGCCGTCGTCGGGCTGATCAACTCCATCGCCGGCCAGACCAACCTGCTGGCCTTGAACGCCACCATCGAAGCCGCCCGCGCCGGCGAGGCCGGCAAGGGCTTCGCCGTGGTGGCCAGCGAGGTGAAGCAGCTCGCCAATCAGACCGCCAAGGCGACCGACGAGATCGGCGGACAGATGAGCGCGATCCAGGCGGTGACCGGTCAGGCGGTGACGGAGATCCAGAATGTCGCCACGGTGATCGAACGCCTGAGCGCCATCGCCACCGCCATCTCCGCCGCGGTCGAGCAGCAGAACGCCGCCACCGCCGAGATCGCCCGCTCGGTCCAGCAGGCCGCCGCCGGCACCGGCGAGGTGTCGACCAGCATTTCCGGGGTCACCGCCGCCTCGGACCAGAGCGGCCGCACCGCCCGCGAACTGGTGGAGGCGCTGGGCAAGCTGTCGGAGGCCGCCACCGGGCTGAACAGCCAGGTCGGCGATTTCCTGGCGACGGTGCGGGCGGCCTGA
- the epmA gene encoding EF-P lysine aminoacylase EpmA, whose product MSAPIRSAELPPWHPEALARRRPFLAARGRVLTAVRRVFEELAFIEVDTPALQVSPGMEPHLQAFATELRGPHPDDRRTLYLHTSPEFAMKKLLVAGVPRLWQLTHAYRNGERSGTHAPEFSMLEWYRAGDGYRTLIDDCRDLLRAGAEAGGRRRFEFRGMNCDPFAAWRVLTVPDAFHEYAGIDLMATYDGGHDPDPAALAAEAARIGVAPHEGDRWEDIVFRIMFDRIEPHLGEGVPCVLTDYPLCMAALSRPKPEDPRLAERFELYACGLELANAFGELTDAAVQRARFEADMALKERLYGERFPVDEDFLAALEHGMPQSSGIALGFDRLAMLCSGAGSIDQVLWLPVAGV is encoded by the coding sequence ATGTCCGCCCCGATCCGATCCGCCGAGCTTCCTCCCTGGCACCCCGAGGCGCTGGCCCGCCGCCGTCCCTTTCTGGCGGCGCGCGGCCGGGTGTTGACCGCCGTCCGCCGCGTGTTCGAGGAGCTGGCCTTCATCGAGGTCGACACGCCGGCCCTACAGGTGTCGCCGGGGATGGAGCCGCATCTCCAGGCCTTCGCCACCGAGCTGCGCGGGCCGCATCCCGACGACCGCCGGACGCTCTACCTGCACACCAGCCCGGAATTCGCCATGAAGAAGCTGCTGGTGGCCGGCGTGCCGCGGCTGTGGCAGCTGACCCATGCCTACCGCAACGGCGAGCGGTCGGGCACCCATGCGCCTGAATTCTCGATGCTGGAATGGTATCGTGCCGGCGATGGCTACCGCACCCTGATCGACGATTGCCGGGATTTGCTGCGCGCCGGCGCCGAGGCCGGTGGCCGGCGGCGTTTCGAGTTCCGCGGGATGAACTGCGATCCCTTCGCGGCCTGGCGGGTCCTGACCGTTCCGGACGCCTTTCACGAGTACGCCGGCATCGACCTGATGGCGACCTATGACGGCGGCCATGATCCCGACCCGGCGGCGCTGGCGGCGGAGGCGGCGCGCATCGGCGTCGCGCCGCATGAGGGCGACCGTTGGGAGGACATCGTCTTCCGCATCATGTTCGACCGGATCGAGCCGCATCTGGGCGAGGGCGTGCCCTGCGTGCTGACCGACTATCCGCTGTGCATGGCGGCGTTGTCGCGGCCCAAGCCCGAGGATCCGCGGCTGGCCGAACGGTTCGAGCTGTATGCCTGCGGCCTGGAACTGGCGAACGCCTTCGGTGAACTGACCGATGCGGCGGTGCAGCGCGCCCGCTTCGAGGCCGACATGGCGCTGAAGGAACGTCTCTACGGCGAGCGTTTCCCGGTGGACGAGGATTTCCTCGCAGCACTGGAGCATGGCATGCCGCAAAGCAGCGGCATCGCCCTGGGCTTCGACCGGCTGGCGATGCTGTGCAGCGGGGCCGGGAGCATCGATCAGGTGCTGTGGCTGCCGGTCGCGGGGGTGTGA
- a CDS encoding IS1380-like element ISAzs3 family transposase — MVDHTLPLPGLSPVAGKPVIGRFDGGRLSSDGGLLVLREVAKRLRIADRLAACIEDPRDPTRTVHSLADIIGFRLLAIAAGYEDGNDAGSLRSDPLFKMALERLPSERDLCSQATISRLENLPDTRALLRMGRAMVDLYCASFRQVPKRIVLDVDDTFDTVHGGQQLRLFNAHYDEYGFQPIVVFDGNGRFVTAVLRPAKRPKGTEIRTFLRRLLRAIRANWPKTEILLRADGHYACPEVLDWCEAEGLDYVLGLPTSSTLRRHVTTLEASTAARFQAMPGADKVRRFKEFYDGASTWSRVRRIVARVEAGDQGTDSRFIVTNLRHGTGRWLYAGLYCARGQAENHIKAWKSHLAADRTSCTKATANQFRLFLHAGAYWLLWSLRSLMPKRSRWRTVQFDTLRLRLVKIAARIVEMKTQIKVHLPTSAPDQAIIHLALGRMPRLIC; from the coding sequence ATGGTTGATCATACCCTGCCGCTGCCCGGCCTGTCACCCGTTGCTGGAAAGCCGGTGATCGGGCGCTTTGATGGCGGCCGCCTGTCCTCCGATGGCGGGCTGCTGGTGCTGCGGGAGGTGGCGAAGCGGCTGCGGATTGCCGATCGGCTGGCCGCCTGTATTGAGGACCCGCGCGATCCAACGCGCACCGTGCATTCGCTGGCCGACATCATCGGCTTTCGCCTGCTGGCCATCGCGGCGGGCTACGAGGACGGCAACGACGCCGGCAGCCTACGCTCCGACCCGCTGTTCAAGATGGCCCTGGAACGCCTGCCGTCCGAGCGTGACCTTTGCTCGCAAGCCACCATCTCGCGCCTGGAGAACCTGCCGGATACCCGCGCACTGCTGCGCATGGGCCGAGCCATGGTCGATCTCTACTGCGCGTCCTTTCGCCAGGTGCCCAAGCGCATCGTGCTGGATGTAGACGACACCTTCGACACGGTGCATGGCGGTCAGCAGTTGCGCCTGTTCAACGCCCATTATGACGAGTACGGCTTCCAGCCCATCGTTGTCTTCGACGGCAACGGCCGCTTTGTCACCGCTGTGCTGCGCCCAGCCAAGCGGCCCAAGGGGACGGAGATCCGGACCTTCCTGCGTCGCCTGCTCCGCGCCATTCGGGCAAACTGGCCCAAGACCGAGATCCTGCTGCGCGCCGACGGCCATTACGCCTGCCCGGAGGTGCTGGACTGGTGCGAGGCGGAGGGGCTCGACTACGTGCTCGGTCTGCCGACCAGCAGCACACTGCGCCGTCACGTCACCACGCTGGAGGCCAGCACCGCGGCGCGCTTCCAGGCCATGCCCGGAGCCGACAAGGTGCGCCGCTTCAAGGAATTCTATGACGGGGCCAGCACCTGGAGCCGGGTCCGCCGCATCGTCGCGCGCGTCGAGGCAGGAGACCAGGGCACCGACAGCCGCTTCATCGTCACCAACCTACGCCACGGCACGGGTCGCTGGCTGTATGCCGGCCTGTATTGCGCGAGGGGACAGGCGGAAAATCATATAAAAGCCTGGAAATCCCACCTTGCCGCAGACCGGACCTCCTGCACCAAGGCGACGGCCAACCAGTTCCGCCTGTTCCTGCACGCCGGGGCGTACTGGCTGCTGTGGAGCCTGCGCTCGCTGATGCCGAAACGCTCCCGCTGGCGCACGGTGCAATTCGACACCTTGCGGCTGCGCTTGGTGAAGATCGCCGCGCGTATCGTGGAGATGAAGACGCAGATCAAGGTGCACCTGCCGACCAGCGCGCCTGATCAGGCGATCATCCACCTCGCCCTCGGCCGCATGCCCCGGCTCATCTGCTGA
- a CDS encoding inositol monophosphatase family protein, translating into MATRSALINVMVRAAEKAARGLVRDFGEVEHLQVSRKGPADFVSAADLKAERTLREELQKARPEFGFLMEESGESKGSDADARWIVDPLDGTTNFLHGLPHWAISIGAERNGEIVAGVIYAPITDELFWTEKGAGAFVNHTRLRVSERRRLEDCVLATGIPFKGRGDHATFLKEQEAVMKEVAGIRRFGAASLDLAYTAAGRFDAYWERGLAPWDCAAGVLMVTEAGGFVGEIEGGRNPVFTGNVLAANSHLQVPVARLLKSAKG; encoded by the coding sequence ATGGCCACCCGCTCCGCTCTCATCAACGTCATGGTCCGCGCCGCCGAGAAGGCCGCCCGCGGTCTCGTCCGCGACTTCGGCGAGGTCGAACACCTCCAGGTGTCGCGCAAGGGCCCCGCGGACTTCGTGTCCGCCGCCGACCTGAAGGCCGAACGCACCCTGCGCGAGGAACTTCAGAAGGCGCGACCCGAATTCGGTTTCCTGATGGAGGAGAGCGGCGAGTCGAAGGGCAGCGACGCCGACGCCCGCTGGATCGTCGATCCGCTCGACGGCACCACCAACTTCCTGCACGGCCTGCCGCACTGGGCGATCTCGATCGGCGCCGAACGCAACGGCGAGATCGTCGCCGGCGTCATCTACGCCCCGATCACCGACGAACTGTTCTGGACCGAGAAGGGCGCCGGCGCCTTCGTCAACCACACCCGGCTCCGCGTTTCCGAACGCCGCCGGCTGGAGGATTGCGTTCTGGCCACCGGCATCCCCTTCAAGGGCCGCGGCGACCACGCCACCTTCCTGAAGGAACAGGAGGCGGTGATGAAGGAGGTCGCGGGCATCCGCCGCTTCGGCGCCGCGTCGCTCGACCTCGCCTACACCGCCGCCGGCCGCTTCGACGCCTATTGGGAGCGCGGCCTGGCTCCGTGGGACTGCGCCGCCGGCGTGCTGATGGTCACCGAGGCCGGCGGCTTCGTCGGCGAGATCGAGGGTGGGCGCAATCCGGTCTTTACCGGCAATGTCCTCGCCGCCAACAGCCACCTCCAGGTGCCGGTCGCCCGCCTGCTGAAGAGCGCCAAGGGCTGA
- a CDS encoding class I fructose-bisphosphate aldolase: protein MKLTRRVKDILANYESDNPGTKANLARILMEGKLGGTGKLVILPVDQGFEHGPARSFGPNDAGYDPHYHYQLAIDAGCNAYAAPLGSLEAGAGTFAGSIPLILKMNSANSLSTQKENADQAVTASIQDALRLGASAIGFTIYPGSEAMYNQYEEFRELSKEAKSYGLATVLWSYPRGGAVTKDGELGIDVIGYGAHMAALLGAHIIKVKLPTAFLEQAEAKKVYESKNIPIATQAERVKHIMQCAFNGRRVVVFSGGATKGEDAVFEDARAIRDGGGNGSIIGRNAFQRPREEALKLLDRIMKIYQGRE, encoded by the coding sequence ATGAAGCTCACGCGCCGCGTCAAAGACATTCTCGCCAACTACGAGAGCGACAATCCCGGCACCAAGGCGAATCTCGCCCGCATCCTGATGGAAGGCAAGCTCGGCGGTACCGGCAAGCTGGTGATCCTGCCGGTCGACCAAGGCTTCGAGCATGGTCCGGCCCGCAGCTTCGGCCCGAACGATGCCGGCTACGACCCGCACTACCATTACCAGCTGGCCATCGACGCGGGCTGCAACGCCTACGCCGCTCCCCTGGGCTCGCTGGAGGCCGGTGCCGGCACCTTCGCCGGCTCGATCCCGCTGATCCTCAAGATGAACAGCGCCAACTCGCTGTCCACCCAGAAGGAAAACGCCGACCAGGCCGTCACCGCCTCGATCCAGGACGCCTTGCGCCTGGGCGCATCGGCCATCGGCTTCACCATCTATCCCGGCTCGGAAGCCATGTACAACCAGTACGAGGAATTCCGCGAGCTGTCGAAGGAGGCGAAGTCCTACGGGCTGGCCACCGTGCTGTGGTCCTACCCGCGCGGCGGCGCCGTCACCAAGGACGGCGAGCTGGGCATCGACGTGATCGGCTATGGCGCGCACATGGCGGCGCTGCTCGGCGCCCACATCATCAAGGTGAAGCTGCCGACCGCCTTCCTTGAGCAGGCCGAGGCCAAGAAGGTCTACGAGTCGAAGAACATCCCGATCGCCACCCAGGCGGAGCGGGTGAAGCACATCATGCAGTGCGCCTTCAACGGCCGCCGCGTCGTGGTCTTCTCCGGCGGCGCCACCAAGGGCGAGGATGCGGTGTTCGAGGACGCCCGCGCCATCCGCGACGGCGGCGGCAACGGCTCGATCATCGGCCGCAACGCCTTCCAGCGCCCGCGCGAGGAGGCCCTCAAGCTGCTCGACCGGATCATGAAGATCTACCAGGGCCGGGAGTAA
- a CDS encoding OmpA family protein, which yields MGRWGHADRKHLAAAALCAVWALAPAALSAATPSTSAASGSAMAPAGLTLENAVPLPVPARPGLRTPPPVKAPPRLVIPQVMDAPPVPELTEGPAQPAPKATARTQTQPQPPAQSRQPATQAAGPTTAPTTAPTSGQPLPLAPRTDTAALPPAPEAAPPVAAPPPSSVLSLVFPADSTNLPDAADPVVDRIVERLRASGTARLQLRSYASGTPDTAREARQRALARALALRERLSAFGIRSTRVDVRALGLDGGGDQPDRIDAVFLNE from the coding sequence TTGGGCCGCTGGGGACACGCCGACCGCAAACATCTTGCCGCCGCCGCTCTATGCGCGGTCTGGGCGCTCGCTCCGGCCGCCCTGTCGGCGGCCACCCCGTCCACCAGCGCGGCCAGCGGCTCCGCCATGGCTCCGGCCGGCCTGACGCTGGAGAACGCGGTTCCCCTGCCCGTCCCGGCGCGTCCGGGTCTGCGCACGCCGCCGCCGGTCAAGGCGCCGCCGCGTCTCGTCATACCGCAGGTGATGGATGCGCCCCCGGTGCCGGAACTGACCGAGGGGCCGGCCCAGCCGGCTCCGAAGGCGACCGCGCGGACCCAGACGCAACCGCAACCGCCGGCCCAATCGCGGCAGCCGGCAACCCAGGCTGCCGGGCCGACCACCGCGCCGACCACCGCGCCGACGAGCGGTCAGCCGCTCCCCCTCGCGCCGCGCACCGACACCGCGGCCCTGCCGCCGGCGCCGGAAGCGGCACCTCCGGTGGCCGCTCCGCCACCTTCGAGCGTTTTGAGCCTTGTGTTCCCGGCCGACTCCACCAATCTGCCGGATGCGGCGGACCCCGTGGTCGACCGGATCGTCGAGCGGCTGCGCGCCAGCGGCACCGCGAGACTCCAGCTTCGTTCCTACGCCAGCGGCACCCCCGACACGGCGCGCGAGGCACGGCAGCGGGCGTTGGCGCGGGCTCTCGCCCTGCGCGAGCGGCTGAGCGCCTTCGGCATCCGCAGCACCCGCGTCGACGTGCGCGCGCTGGGGCTGGACGGCGGCGGCGATCAGCCGGACCGCATCGACGCGGTCTTTCTGAACGAATAG
- a CDS encoding TSUP family transporter codes for MDLLTPESLGILFAVGLLAGFVDSIAGGGGLLTIPALLAAGLSPAEALATGKLQSSFGSLSATVKFVRRGEVHPGSMRTMILCTFVGAGAGATLVQMLDPSFLRDVIPILLIGIALYLLLSPKAGDVDAHQRIGEHAFALSVGTGIGFYDGFFGPGTGTFFAIAFVSLLGHNLRKATAHTKVLNLTSNVASLLFFIVGGHVLWTVGLLMGVAQYIGAQAGAHMVIRNGARVVRPMLVVASIVITAKLVWTDEHNILRELFTAAAAWIA; via the coding sequence ATGGATCTTCTGACGCCCGAATCGCTGGGCATCCTGTTCGCCGTCGGCCTGCTGGCCGGCTTCGTCGATTCCATCGCCGGCGGCGGCGGCCTGCTGACCATCCCGGCACTGCTGGCGGCCGGCCTGTCCCCCGCCGAGGCGTTGGCGACCGGCAAACTGCAATCCAGCTTCGGATCGCTGTCGGCGACGGTGAAATTCGTCCGGCGCGGCGAGGTCCATCCCGGCTCGATGCGGACCATGATCCTCTGCACCTTCGTCGGCGCCGGCGCCGGAGCGACCCTGGTGCAGATGCTGGACCCCAGCTTCCTGCGCGACGTCATCCCGATCCTGCTGATCGGCATCGCCCTCTATCTGCTGCTGTCACCCAAGGCCGGCGACGTCGACGCCCATCAGCGCATCGGCGAGCATGCCTTCGCGCTGAGCGTCGGCACCGGCATCGGCTTTTATGACGGCTTCTTCGGGCCGGGCACCGGCACCTTCTTCGCCATCGCCTTCGTCTCGCTGCTCGGCCACAATCTGCGCAAGGCGACCGCCCACACCAAGGTGCTGAACCTGACCAGCAACGTCGCCTCGCTGCTGTTCTTCATCGTCGGCGGCCATGTGCTGTGGACGGTCGGACTGCTGATGGGGGTCGCGCAATATATCGGCGCCCAGGCCGGCGCCCATATGGTGATCCGCAACGGCGCCCGAGTCGTGCGCCCCATGCTGGTTGTGGCCTCGATCGTCATCACCGCCAAGCTGGTGTGGACCGACGAACATAACATCCTGCGCGAGCTGTTCACCGCCGCCGCCGCCTGGATCGCCTGA
- a CDS encoding type II toxin-antitoxin system HicB family antitoxin yields the protein MTAALTRWRPFHWTTSPWNAEMMEYKGYKAQIDFDNEAGVFVGEVINTHDGITFTGRSVDELRESFRRAVDDYLDLSCDMGGEGEQPFSGRLAIRVNPILHRAVADCAAREGKSVSAWIAECLGRAAGVTTVKAG from the coding sequence ATGACGGCGGCGCTGACGCGCTGGCGCCCGTTTCATTGGACGACCTCCCCCTGGAATGCCGAGATGATGGAATACAAGGGTTACAAGGCCCAGATCGACTTCGACAACGAGGCGGGCGTCTTCGTCGGCGAAGTCATCAACACCCATGACGGCATCACCTTCACCGGCCGGTCCGTGGATGAATTGCGGGAGTCCTTCCGGCGGGCGGTGGACGATTATCTCGACCTGTCCTGCGACATGGGGGGCGAGGGCGAGCAGCCATTTTCCGGACGGCTCGCCATCCGCGTCAATCCGATCCTGCACCGGGCGGTGGCCGACTGCGCCGCGCGGGAGGGCAAGAGCGTGTCGGCCTGGATCGCCGAATGCTTGGGCCGCGCCGCCGGGGTGACGACCGTGAAGGCGGGGTGA